From Elephas maximus indicus isolate mEleMax1 chromosome 1, mEleMax1 primary haplotype, whole genome shotgun sequence, a single genomic window includes:
- the VPS52 gene encoding vacuolar protein sorting-associated protein 52 homolog isoform X1 translates to MAAVATMAAAARELVLRAGASDMEEEEGPLGSGTGLQEPLQLGELDITSDEFILDEVDVHIQANLEDELVKEALKTGVDLRHYSKQVELELQQIEQKSIRDYIQESENIASLHNQITACDAVLERMEQMLGAFQSDLSSISSEIRTLQEQSGAMNIRLRNRQAVRGKLGELVDGLVVPSALVTAILEAPVTEPRFLEQLQELDAKAAAVREQEARGTAACADVRGVLDRLRVKAVTKIREFILQKIYSFRKPMTNYQIPQTALLKYRFFYQFLLGNERATAKEIRDEYVETLSKIYLSYYRSYLGRLMKVQYEEVAEKDDLMGVEDTAKKGFFSKPSLRSRNTIFTLGTRGSVISPTELEAPILVPHTAQRGEQRYPYEALFRSQHYALLDNSCREYLFICEFFAVSGPAAHDLFHAVMGRTLSMTLKHLESYLADCYDAIAVFLCIHIVLRFRNIAAKRDVPALDRYWEQVLAFLWPRFELILEMNVQSVRSTDPQRLGGLDTRPHYITRRYAEFSSALVSINQTIPNERTMQLLGQLQVEVENFVLRVAAEFSSRKEQLVFLINNYDMMLGVLMERAADDSKEVESFQQLLNARTQEFIEELLSPPFGGLVAFVKEAEALIERGQAERLRGEEARVTQLIRGFGSSWKTSVESLSQDVMRSFTNFRNGTSIIQGALTQLIQLYHRFHRVLSQPQLRALPARAELINIHHLMVELKKHKPNF, encoded by the exons ATGGCCGCAGTTGCGACCATGGCGGCAGCAGCTCGGGAGCTGGTGTTGCGAGCCGGCGCCTCGGATATGGAAGAGGAGGAGGGCCCGCTG GGGAGTGGTACTGGGCTCCAGGAGCCACTGCAACTTGGGGAGTTGGACATCACTTCTGATGAATTCATCCTGGATGAAGTGGATG TTCACATTCAGGCAAATCTGGAGGATGAGTTAGTAAAGGAAGCTCTTAAAACG GGTGTGGACCTCCGTCACTATTCAAAGCAGGTTGAGCTGGAGCTACAGCAGATTGAACAGAAGTCCATTCGAGATT ATATCCAAGAGAGCGAAAATATAGCATCTCTGCACAACCAGATCACAGCCTGTGATGCTGTCCTTGAG CGCATGGAGCAGATGTTGGGAGCTTTCCAGAGTGACCTCAGCTCCATCAGCTCTGAGATCCGGACACTGCAGGAACAGTCAGGAGCTATGAACATTCGTCTTCGAAACCGCCAGGCAGTTCGGGGGAAACTTGGGGAGCTTGTTGATGGTCTGGTGGTGCCCTCTGCCCTGGTCAC GGCAATTCTGGAGGCCCCGGTGACAGAGCCCAGGTTCCTGGAGCAGCTGCAGGAGCTGGATGCCAAGGCAGCTGCAGTCAGAGAGCAGGAGGCTAGGGGCACAGCGGCCTGTGCAGACGTCAGAGGCGTGCTTGACCGGCTCCGGGTCAAG GCAGTGACGAAGATCCGAGAGTTCATCCTCCAGAAGATTTATTCCTTCCGAAAACCAATGACCAACTATCAGATCCCCCAGACAGCCCTGCTGAAGTACAG GTTCTTCTATCAGTTCCTGCTGGGCAATGAGCGAGCAACGGCAAAGGAGATCAGGGATGAGTATGTGGAAACGCTGAGCAAGATCTACCTGTCCTATTACCGCTCTTATCTGGGGCGGCTCATGAAGGTGCAG tATGAGGAGGTCGCTGAGAAAGATGATCTAATGGGTGTGGAAGATACAGCAAAGAAAG GATTCTTCTCAAAGCCATCACTTCGCAGCAGGAATACCATCTTCACACTGGGGACCCGTGGCTCTGTCATCTCTCCCACTGAACTTGAGGCCCCCATCCTGGTGCCCCACACAGCCCAACGGGGAGAGCAGAGG TATCCATATGAGGCCCTCTTCCGCAGCCAGCACTATGCTCTCCTAGACAATTCCTGCCGTGAATATCTTTTCATCTGTGAATTCTTTGCTGTGTCTGGTCCAGCTGCACATGACCTCTTCCATGCTGTGATGGGCCGAACGCTCAGCATGACACTG AAACACCTGGAGTCCTATCTGGCTGACTGCTATGATGCCATTGCTGTTTTTCTCTGTATCCATATCGTCCTTCGATTCCGCAATATTGCAGCAAAGAGGGATGTTCCCGCCCTGGACAG GTACTGGGAACAGGTACTTGCCTTCCTGTGGCCTCGGTTTGAGCTGATCCTGGAGATGAACGTCCAGAGTGTCCGAAGCACTGACCCTCAGCGCCTTGGGGGGCTGGATACTCGGCCTCACTAT ATCACACGCCGATATGCCGAGTTCTCCTCTGCTCTTGTTAGCATCAATCAGACAATTCCCAACGAGCGGACAATGCAGCTGCTGGGACAGCTGCAG GTGGAGGTGGAGAACTTCGTCCTCCGAGTGGCAGCTGAGTTTTCCTCAAGGAAGGAACAGCTTGTGTTTCTGATCAACAACTATGACATGATGCTGGGTGTGCTGATG GAGCGGGCTGCAGATGACAGCAAAGAGGTTGAGAGTTTCCAGCAACTGCTCAATGCGCGGACACAG GAGTTCATTGAAGAGTTGCTGTCTCCCCCTTTTGGGGGTCTGGTGGCATTTGTGAAGGAAGCTGAGGCTTTGATTGAGCGTGGACAGGCTGAACGACTTCGAGGAGAAGAAG CCCGGGTAACTCAGCTGATCCGTGGCTTTGGTAGTTCATGGAAAACATCAGTGGAGTCTCTGAGTCAGGATGTAATGAGGAGTTTTACCAACTTCAGAAATGGAACCAGTATCATTCAG GGAGCATTGACTCAGCTGATCCAGCTCTATCATCGCTTCCACCGGGTACTGTCCCAGCCGCAGCTCCGAGCCCTCCCTGCCCGGGCTGAGCTCATCAATATTCACCACCTTATGGTGGAACTCAAGAAGCACAAGCCTAACTTCTGA
- the VPS52 gene encoding vacuolar protein sorting-associated protein 52 homolog isoform X2 — MNSSWMKWMGVDLRHYSKQVELELQQIEQKSIRDYIQESENIASLHNQITACDAVLERMEQMLGAFQSDLSSISSEIRTLQEQSGAMNIRLRNRQAVRGKLGELVDGLVVPSALVTAILEAPVTEPRFLEQLQELDAKAAAVREQEARGTAACADVRGVLDRLRVKAVTKIREFILQKIYSFRKPMTNYQIPQTALLKYRFFYQFLLGNERATAKEIRDEYVETLSKIYLSYYRSYLGRLMKVQYEEVAEKDDLMGVEDTAKKGFFSKPSLRSRNTIFTLGTRGSVISPTELEAPILVPHTAQRGEQRYPYEALFRSQHYALLDNSCREYLFICEFFAVSGPAAHDLFHAVMGRTLSMTLKHLESYLADCYDAIAVFLCIHIVLRFRNIAAKRDVPALDRYWEQVLAFLWPRFELILEMNVQSVRSTDPQRLGGLDTRPHYITRRYAEFSSALVSINQTIPNERTMQLLGQLQVEVENFVLRVAAEFSSRKEQLVFLINNYDMMLGVLMERAADDSKEVESFQQLLNARTQEFIEELLSPPFGGLVAFVKEAEALIERGQAERLRGEEARVTQLIRGFGSSWKTSVESLSQDVMRSFTNFRNGTSIIQGALTQLIQLYHRFHRVLSQPQLRALPARAELINIHHLMVELKKHKPNF, encoded by the exons ATGAATTCATCCTGGATGAAGTGGATG GGTGTGGACCTCCGTCACTATTCAAAGCAGGTTGAGCTGGAGCTACAGCAGATTGAACAGAAGTCCATTCGAGATT ATATCCAAGAGAGCGAAAATATAGCATCTCTGCACAACCAGATCACAGCCTGTGATGCTGTCCTTGAG CGCATGGAGCAGATGTTGGGAGCTTTCCAGAGTGACCTCAGCTCCATCAGCTCTGAGATCCGGACACTGCAGGAACAGTCAGGAGCTATGAACATTCGTCTTCGAAACCGCCAGGCAGTTCGGGGGAAACTTGGGGAGCTTGTTGATGGTCTGGTGGTGCCCTCTGCCCTGGTCAC GGCAATTCTGGAGGCCCCGGTGACAGAGCCCAGGTTCCTGGAGCAGCTGCAGGAGCTGGATGCCAAGGCAGCTGCAGTCAGAGAGCAGGAGGCTAGGGGCACAGCGGCCTGTGCAGACGTCAGAGGCGTGCTTGACCGGCTCCGGGTCAAG GCAGTGACGAAGATCCGAGAGTTCATCCTCCAGAAGATTTATTCCTTCCGAAAACCAATGACCAACTATCAGATCCCCCAGACAGCCCTGCTGAAGTACAG GTTCTTCTATCAGTTCCTGCTGGGCAATGAGCGAGCAACGGCAAAGGAGATCAGGGATGAGTATGTGGAAACGCTGAGCAAGATCTACCTGTCCTATTACCGCTCTTATCTGGGGCGGCTCATGAAGGTGCAG tATGAGGAGGTCGCTGAGAAAGATGATCTAATGGGTGTGGAAGATACAGCAAAGAAAG GATTCTTCTCAAAGCCATCACTTCGCAGCAGGAATACCATCTTCACACTGGGGACCCGTGGCTCTGTCATCTCTCCCACTGAACTTGAGGCCCCCATCCTGGTGCCCCACACAGCCCAACGGGGAGAGCAGAGG TATCCATATGAGGCCCTCTTCCGCAGCCAGCACTATGCTCTCCTAGACAATTCCTGCCGTGAATATCTTTTCATCTGTGAATTCTTTGCTGTGTCTGGTCCAGCTGCACATGACCTCTTCCATGCTGTGATGGGCCGAACGCTCAGCATGACACTG AAACACCTGGAGTCCTATCTGGCTGACTGCTATGATGCCATTGCTGTTTTTCTCTGTATCCATATCGTCCTTCGATTCCGCAATATTGCAGCAAAGAGGGATGTTCCCGCCCTGGACAG GTACTGGGAACAGGTACTTGCCTTCCTGTGGCCTCGGTTTGAGCTGATCCTGGAGATGAACGTCCAGAGTGTCCGAAGCACTGACCCTCAGCGCCTTGGGGGGCTGGATACTCGGCCTCACTAT ATCACACGCCGATATGCCGAGTTCTCCTCTGCTCTTGTTAGCATCAATCAGACAATTCCCAACGAGCGGACAATGCAGCTGCTGGGACAGCTGCAG GTGGAGGTGGAGAACTTCGTCCTCCGAGTGGCAGCTGAGTTTTCCTCAAGGAAGGAACAGCTTGTGTTTCTGATCAACAACTATGACATGATGCTGGGTGTGCTGATG GAGCGGGCTGCAGATGACAGCAAAGAGGTTGAGAGTTTCCAGCAACTGCTCAATGCGCGGACACAG GAGTTCATTGAAGAGTTGCTGTCTCCCCCTTTTGGGGGTCTGGTGGCATTTGTGAAGGAAGCTGAGGCTTTGATTGAGCGTGGACAGGCTGAACGACTTCGAGGAGAAGAAG CCCGGGTAACTCAGCTGATCCGTGGCTTTGGTAGTTCATGGAAAACATCAGTGGAGTCTCTGAGTCAGGATGTAATGAGGAGTTTTACCAACTTCAGAAATGGAACCAGTATCATTCAG GGAGCATTGACTCAGCTGATCCAGCTCTATCATCGCTTCCACCGGGTACTGTCCCAGCCGCAGCTCCGAGCCCTCCCTGCCCGGGCTGAGCTCATCAATATTCACCACCTTATGGTGGAACTCAAGAAGCACAAGCCTAACTTCTGA
- the VPS52 gene encoding vacuolar protein sorting-associated protein 52 homolog isoform X3: MEQMLGAFQSDLSSISSEIRTLQEQSGAMNIRLRNRQAVRGKLGELVDGLVVPSALVTAILEAPVTEPRFLEQLQELDAKAAAVREQEARGTAACADVRGVLDRLRVKAVTKIREFILQKIYSFRKPMTNYQIPQTALLKYRFFYQFLLGNERATAKEIRDEYVETLSKIYLSYYRSYLGRLMKVQYEEVAEKDDLMGVEDTAKKGFFSKPSLRSRNTIFTLGTRGSVISPTELEAPILVPHTAQRGEQRYPYEALFRSQHYALLDNSCREYLFICEFFAVSGPAAHDLFHAVMGRTLSMTLKHLESYLADCYDAIAVFLCIHIVLRFRNIAAKRDVPALDRYWEQVLAFLWPRFELILEMNVQSVRSTDPQRLGGLDTRPHYITRRYAEFSSALVSINQTIPNERTMQLLGQLQVEVENFVLRVAAEFSSRKEQLVFLINNYDMMLGVLMERAADDSKEVESFQQLLNARTQEFIEELLSPPFGGLVAFVKEAEALIERGQAERLRGEEARVTQLIRGFGSSWKTSVESLSQDVMRSFTNFRNGTSIIQGALTQLIQLYHRFHRVLSQPQLRALPARAELINIHHLMVELKKHKPNF, from the exons ATGGAGCAGATGTTGGGAGCTTTCCAGAGTGACCTCAGCTCCATCAGCTCTGAGATCCGGACACTGCAGGAACAGTCAGGAGCTATGAACATTCGTCTTCGAAACCGCCAGGCAGTTCGGGGGAAACTTGGGGAGCTTGTTGATGGTCTGGTGGTGCCCTCTGCCCTGGTCAC GGCAATTCTGGAGGCCCCGGTGACAGAGCCCAGGTTCCTGGAGCAGCTGCAGGAGCTGGATGCCAAGGCAGCTGCAGTCAGAGAGCAGGAGGCTAGGGGCACAGCGGCCTGTGCAGACGTCAGAGGCGTGCTTGACCGGCTCCGGGTCAAG GCAGTGACGAAGATCCGAGAGTTCATCCTCCAGAAGATTTATTCCTTCCGAAAACCAATGACCAACTATCAGATCCCCCAGACAGCCCTGCTGAAGTACAG GTTCTTCTATCAGTTCCTGCTGGGCAATGAGCGAGCAACGGCAAAGGAGATCAGGGATGAGTATGTGGAAACGCTGAGCAAGATCTACCTGTCCTATTACCGCTCTTATCTGGGGCGGCTCATGAAGGTGCAG tATGAGGAGGTCGCTGAGAAAGATGATCTAATGGGTGTGGAAGATACAGCAAAGAAAG GATTCTTCTCAAAGCCATCACTTCGCAGCAGGAATACCATCTTCACACTGGGGACCCGTGGCTCTGTCATCTCTCCCACTGAACTTGAGGCCCCCATCCTGGTGCCCCACACAGCCCAACGGGGAGAGCAGAGG TATCCATATGAGGCCCTCTTCCGCAGCCAGCACTATGCTCTCCTAGACAATTCCTGCCGTGAATATCTTTTCATCTGTGAATTCTTTGCTGTGTCTGGTCCAGCTGCACATGACCTCTTCCATGCTGTGATGGGCCGAACGCTCAGCATGACACTG AAACACCTGGAGTCCTATCTGGCTGACTGCTATGATGCCATTGCTGTTTTTCTCTGTATCCATATCGTCCTTCGATTCCGCAATATTGCAGCAAAGAGGGATGTTCCCGCCCTGGACAG GTACTGGGAACAGGTACTTGCCTTCCTGTGGCCTCGGTTTGAGCTGATCCTGGAGATGAACGTCCAGAGTGTCCGAAGCACTGACCCTCAGCGCCTTGGGGGGCTGGATACTCGGCCTCACTAT ATCACACGCCGATATGCCGAGTTCTCCTCTGCTCTTGTTAGCATCAATCAGACAATTCCCAACGAGCGGACAATGCAGCTGCTGGGACAGCTGCAG GTGGAGGTGGAGAACTTCGTCCTCCGAGTGGCAGCTGAGTTTTCCTCAAGGAAGGAACAGCTTGTGTTTCTGATCAACAACTATGACATGATGCTGGGTGTGCTGATG GAGCGGGCTGCAGATGACAGCAAAGAGGTTGAGAGTTTCCAGCAACTGCTCAATGCGCGGACACAG GAGTTCATTGAAGAGTTGCTGTCTCCCCCTTTTGGGGGTCTGGTGGCATTTGTGAAGGAAGCTGAGGCTTTGATTGAGCGTGGACAGGCTGAACGACTTCGAGGAGAAGAAG CCCGGGTAACTCAGCTGATCCGTGGCTTTGGTAGTTCATGGAAAACATCAGTGGAGTCTCTGAGTCAGGATGTAATGAGGAGTTTTACCAACTTCAGAAATGGAACCAGTATCATTCAG GGAGCATTGACTCAGCTGATCCAGCTCTATCATCGCTTCCACCGGGTACTGTCCCAGCCGCAGCTCCGAGCCCTCCCTGCCCGGGCTGAGCTCATCAATATTCACCACCTTATGGTGGAACTCAAGAAGCACAAGCCTAACTTCTGA